CGACCTCTTGCGATCCGGGCGTGTACTTGAGCGCGTTCTCCACGAGGTTCACGATCACCTGCTCGAGCGCGGTCCGGTCCCCCTTCACGAACGGCGCACTCGGCGGGCACTCGAAGCGGATGGCCGCGTGGCCGTTCACACCCATCCGCTTCACGGCATCGCGAGCCAGCTCCCCCAGGTCGAGTTCCTGCGGGTCGTGCAGGTCCGCGGCGCACTCGATCCGCGAGAAGTGCAGGACCTCCTCCACCAGAATCGACAGGCGCGCGGTCTGAAGCCGCACGATGTCCACATATTCCCGGATCTTCTCCGGGGAGCGAACCCGCCCCAACCCGAGGGTCTCGGACGCGCCCGAGAGCAGCGCCAGCGGCGTCTTGAGCTGGTGGGACACGTTGGCGACAAAGTCGGCCTGCATCTGCGCGAGGTGTATCGCCTGGCGATCGACCATGACGGCGAAGAGCAGGCCGACGATGATCAGGGACAGGACCGCGCCGAACAGCCCGTAATTCCCGAGGCCCGCGGTCGCCGGCGGCACGCCCGCGGCGCTGACGGCCACCCGCCACTGCGGCGATTCGGGATGCGCCGCGAGCCACGTGCGCAGCGCCGTCGTCGGAAAGAAGAGCATCTGGATCTGCGCGGATGCCGACGGGGAATCCGCCTGCACGGGGGAACCGTAGGTAATCTGCCCGCGTTCGTCCCAGACGGTCAGCGCGAGCCGCGGAGCCGGCGGCACCGACGACAGAATCTTCGAGAGATGCTCCGTCTCGAGACGTTCGAACAGGCTGTCGCGGATGCGCTGCAGGTTGACCGTGTACCCGATGATCCCGAAGAGGTGCTCGCGTGCGGCGTCATCCCAGAGCAGGTGGATGACGAACTGGTACGGGACGCCGTCCAGCGTGCGCTCGTACACCGCAAAGCTGCGGCGGCTGGCCAAGGCCAGCTGCGCCAGCCTGCCGATTTCGTCGCTCGGGCGCGTGTCGCGGAAGAACGCGCCGACGGGCCGCCCGCCGGGTGCCTCGACCGAAAGCTCACGGACGCCGGGTTCGAGATAAGGCCGGTAGAACAACACCTGCCGCTCAAATCTCGCCGGCATGCGTTCGCTCCACAGGAAGAAGCGGTCGACGTATGGGTAGCGCGCCATCCCGTCGGTGAAGAACGCGGCCATGCGCGGGAGGTCGTATGCCTTGATTTCGGGGTGGCCGATCCCCTCGAGGGTATCCAGGACGGCACCATCGAACAGCACCCGCACCTCGCTGGCGAGCACCGTGACGGTACGTTCGCAGACCTGCTGAATGATGAGCGCGGTCTGCTGGCGCTGCTGGTCGGCT
This portion of the Acidobacteriota bacterium genome encodes:
- a CDS encoding HAMP domain-containing histidine kinase gives rise to the protein MRRRFPFRPLLLGAVGALVVAAMLVVYLQRRSADQQRQQTALIIQQVCERTVTVLASEVRVLFDGAVLDTLEGIGHPEIKAYDLPRMAAFFTDGMARYPYVDRFFLWSERMPARFERQVLFYRPYLEPGVRELSVEAPGGRPVGAFFRDTRPSDEIGRLAQLALASRRSFAVYERTLDGVPYQFVIHLLWDDAAREHLFGIIGYTVNLQRIRDSLFERLETEHLSKILSSVPPAPRLALTVWDERGQITYGSPVQADSPSASAQIQMLFFPTTALRTWLAAHPESPQWRVAVSAAGVPPATAGLGNYGLFGAVLSLIIVGLLFAVMVDRQAIHLAQMQADFVANVSHQLKTPLALLSGASETLGLGRVRSPEKIREYVDIVRLQTARLSILVEEVLHFSRIECAADLHDPQELDLGELARDAVKRMGVNGHAAIRFECPPSAPFVKGDRTALEQVIVNLVENALKYTPGSQEVVISVDANGRYGRLAVRDQGIGIPRNDLPRVFDKFYRGRNTGARGGFGLGLAIVRAIVRAHGGKVSVESEPGRGSEFRVLLPLASETSHGAAHTAG